A window of Candidatus Nitrospira allomarina genomic DNA:
GATAATTTGATGGCCTGCCCTCGTGCCACGGGAACAATATTTACCGCGCCTATGGCCAAAGAAGCCGCTTGGGGCGGCATCAAGACCGCAATGAAATTGTCCACCTCATACATCCCAAGATTAGAGATTGAGAACGTGGCCCCGGCATATTCTTCGGGAGTGAGTTGTTGGCCTTTGGCCCGGACAAACAGATCACGAATCTCTTCAGCGACTTGCAGAATATTTTTCCCGGCGCAATCCCGTATCACAGGAGTAATGAGACCCTCCTCCAAGGCCACCGCGATCCCGATATCAATCGTGGCATGCCGCCGTAAGGTTTCGCCCATGAATGAAACATTGATTTCAGGATGCCGGGCCAAAGCCAGGGCAGCGGCACGAACGAACAAGACCGTTAAACTCAAGGGGGAGTGATTCACTTCCTCCATCTGCTTCCGAAGCCGCTCGGCCTGATCCATGGCCACTTCGGTGGTGAGATAAAAATGAGGGACAGGGGCCTTACTGGACGTGGTCACTCGCGCGATCGCCTTGCGCATTTGGCTCAAGGGAATATCCTTCGTTTCACGCTCAGGAATCCCGGGGGTGTCCATCTGTCCCTGAATATCGGCTTCAACGATCCGGCCTCCAGGGCCGCTGCCTTTGATTGTTGACAAATCAATCCCCTGTTCTTTCGCCAACGCCTTGGCTCGGGGCGACACTTTGATCTTTGCCTCCGGGCTCGTATCAGCCTTAGTTTCCCGGATTTCCTTTTTAGCACTGCTGGATTTTTCGCCCTTGGCCGGGATGGATGGTGCCGGCGAAGGAGAAGAAGGCGTTTCCTTTCGTGAAGAAGGAGCAGAATCTTTTTGAGGTTCTGGTGCTACAGCCTGGTCCTCAGGAGTCTCAGCCAGCGTGGCCTCAATGTCATCGTCCTCTTCTCCGATCACGGCAATGAGCTTCCCGGCTTTCACGGTTTCCCCTTCGGGCACTAACACTTTTTTCAGGACACCGGACCCAAAGGATTCCAGATCAAGGACGGCTTTGTCCGTTTCAATTTCTGCCAGAATGTCTCCCGAGTCGACCGCATCCCCTTCATGCTTTTTCCAAGCCACCACCACTCCTTCCTCCATCGTGTCCGTGAGCTTGGGCATGACGACGCGCGTAATCATAAGCCTCTCCTATTTATAACAGGGGAATCCTTCGAAAGAATTTGCCGTGCTGACTATCTGAGGAACAACCACTTCAAAAATATGTTCCATGTTATAGAATCTGTTTCACCGCCGATATGACCCGCGCCTGATCCGGAATGGCCAGATCTTCAAGCGGCCGGGCATACGGCATGGGGACTTCTTCACCGGCGACCCTGACAATAGGCCCATCTAACAAATCAAATCCTTTTGAGTAGATGGTCTCAGCAATCTGAGCGCCCAACCCGCAAAACTCCCATCCCTCTTCCACAATAACGACCCGCCCGGTTTTCTGGACAGATTCCAGAATGGTTTCAGTATCCAAGGGTTTTAATGACCTCAGGTCAATAACTTCGGCATTGATGCCTTCCTTTGATAAAGCTTCCGCGGCCTCAAGCGCCAGCAAGGCCATCTTTGAATAGGCCACAATGGTCACATCACTTCCTGTTCGGGTCACAGCGGCCTTGCCAATCGGCAGGGTGTAATCCTGCTCAGCCACCTCGCCTTTCGTGCCATAGAGAAGTTGCGCTTCGATAAAAATAACCGGGTTCTCATCACGAATGGCGCTTTTCAATAAACCTTTCGCATCGGAGGGCGTCGCCGGGGCGATCACTTTCAGTCCGGGAACATGGCAGAACCAGGCTTCAAGACTTTGCGAATGCTGGGCGGCCAATTGATGGGCCGCACTCCCCGGCCCGCGAATCACCATGGGAGCCGACAACTGGCCTCCGGACATATAGCGAATTTTCGCCGCATTATTGACAATCTGGTCAAGGGCAAGAATGCCGAAATTAAAAGTCATCAATTCCACAATGGGACGCAAGCCGGCCATCGCCGCGCCAATGGCTAACCCGGTGAATCCGGCTTCGGTAATCGGAGTATCTAATACCCGCTCAACCCCAAATTCCTCCACAAAGCCTTTGCTCACTTTAAAGGCCCCCTGGTAATACCCGACCTCTTCCCCAATTAAAAAGACGCGAGAATCCCGTTGCATTTCCTCACGCATCGCCTGATTCAAGGCTTCCCTATAGGAAATCAACATGGTTCGTCATCATTCAAGAATGGTTGATCATCGTGTTGCTTTGATGAAGGAGATACCAGCCCCATACTTCCAGCTTAGCCTTTGTCAGAGCACAATTTTCACTCGATTAAAACATCTTCATGCAGCGCACCGGCCTCAGGAAACGGGCTTTCATCGGCAAACTTCACAGATTCGGTCACCGTCTTAATCACGTCTTTATCCATCTGCTTAAAGTCGGCCTCCGTAGCCAGGCCCTCCTGAAGGATCCGGGTCTTGAGAAAAATCAATGGATCCTGCTTACGTGCTTCTCCAACTTCTTCCTTCGTTCGATAATGACCGTGAGCGGGATCGGACATTGAATGGCCCATAAATCGATAGGTCGACGCCTCAATAAAGTAGGGTTGAGGGTCCTTTCTCAACTTTTTCACCACACGCTCAGTCAATTCCTTCACCGCCAGCACATCCATCCCATCCACCTGTTCCGCGTCAATGCCATGCGCCCTGGCCCGTTCGGCAATGTCTTTATACAGCAGCATCTCGCGTTCAACCGGCGTCCCCATCCCGTACCGGTTGTTTTCGCAAATAAAGATCACAGGCAACTTCCATAAGGCAGCCAGATTGAAGGCTTCATGCGTATGTCCGCTGGGAACCGCTCCATCACCAAAAAAGCAGAGAACCACCCGGTCATCCTTCCGATACCGTGAGGCAAACGCCAGCCCGACTGCAAGCGGCAAATGCCCACCGACGATGGCATACCCGCCCATAAAGTGACGCTCGACATCAATGAGATGCATCGAGCCACCTTTGCCTTTGCACAAGCCGGTGGCCTTTCCAAACAATTCAGCCATCACTTTTTTGGGATCCGACCCCTTGGCCAGACAATGCCCGTGATCACGATAGGAGGCTATGACATAGTCATCTGGGCGAATCGCATGCATACATCCCACGGCGACCGCTTCCTGCCCGATATATAAATGCAGAAAGCCCGCGATTTTCGCTAAGGCGTACATCTCCGCCGACTTCTCCTCAAAGCGTCGGATGAGCAGCATATCCCGATACAATGTCAGAAAATTGTTCGCGTTCGAATCGTGTTCCACTGTACTCTTCGCCATAAAAATGTCAGGCTTGTTCGATGTTGCGTGTCCTTATTTCTCTAATGCTGTCTATGAAATAGTAGAAGAACTGTAGCAAGAGATCGCATGCCGATACAATTTTTAAAGTCTTTCCCGAAATTATTTTTTTCCTTCCCTTTTGACTCCCACGCAAAAAATGCCCAGTCCTGGACTCCTTCTCAACACAACCTCGTTTGGAAATGTCAGAACAAACCAGGAAACAAATTTCACATGTTTTCGGGCGTGTGGAAATTTCCCACCGCGAGGTAAGACAGGGCTTTCTTTTTCTTCTCCAATGACTTCTAAGCCGCGATAGGTTGGGGTCAGTAATACAAATGAAGGCCGATTCCGATCCACTCAGTTTGCTGAGTATAAAATTGGCCGTTGGGTGAAGCACCCTTATAATACTCCATTAAGAGTTGAAGTTTGCGATCGCCGATGCGGGCATTTTCGAATTGAAGCCCTGCCATCAATGAACGGTTGATAATCCAATTGCTTCTCTCATTAATCTGAAAATCTGCATACGCCACCGGACGAATCTTGCCGCTCAAGAACGTCCAAGGGCTCGTTAATTCGGCCCCGAATTGGCTTGAGCCGCGTCCTAACCCGTTGGGGTCTCGATTCATGAGTATCCCGCCGCCGCCATACACCCGGAACCATTCGAGCAGTTCATAGGACAACTTCACATCAATTTCTTCAAAGGACAAATTAATTCTATTCGGCTGGTTATTGAGAATGAATTCATCACCAAGATGTGAACTTTGATGATGGATGCGAAGGAAGCCCGAAAGTGGACCGGTCCGATAACTGGCGAGAAGGCCGGCAGTATAATCGGCATTGACGAGGTCTTTGGACGACGCGTCCAAATCGAACACGCTGAAGACTCCGCCCTGGAACGCGATTTCCCATTGTCCGTCGAATGGCGCAGCATTCCGGTAGATCGCGAACGTTTCTCCAAAATTTGCCGAACCGGTTTTGCTCGGTTCAGTACCTTTTGAAATGTCCCGGTAAGCCACGGAGAAGTGCGGCCAACGTGGGTCGGCATGAAGCGGATCGAAGAGAAGACCATTCGGAAGAAATTTGGACTCGGGCTTGGGAATTTCTTGGGTGATCGCATCCGATGGAGGAGTTGGGGTAGTTACGGAGTCGACATTGCCCTCTAGAACTTCTACTCGCTTGACACCTGGAATGCTTTCCAGCGCGGTCTGGACTTTTGTTCGATCCAACGTCCCGAGCGAAACGGCATAGACGGTCACGACGCCGTCATTGACGATTAAGGAGGCATTGGTCGCATTGAACTCATGTTGAAGAACAGCGGCGGCATACCCGGCGATGTAGGAATCTTCGACCGCGATGGCATTAGGCATCCATCCAGAATGAACACAGAGCAGGAACACGATCACGTTAGTCCATTTCCGCAATCCTGTATGAGTCGCTGAGAGAACAGTCGAGTCGAGGGCGAGAGAAGCAACCGGTCGGGTCATTGAGATTAGCGCTCCTTACCGAAAGATAAAAGGGATAAGAACTTCGCGAAGAAATATTCAAGATTCAGGGAACACCGGGAAGTTCTCATTGCTGGCACCACAGACCACTTTCTTTTTTGAGTGGTCAGGCTAGGGGCATGGGCTGGTCAATCAGGATGCCTATTCACAAAATAGCATGACGAATGGTTTTGGTTGGACAGACAAAACGTCAAGGTGAGCGGCATAATTTGGACATTGTCAAATAAAAATCACGGGATCTCACGCGCAAGGGACTGATTATTTATTCAACAATGACGATCTTGGTCCTATTTGTGTCCCAAAAGGAAGGCCGGCCGCAGAGTCAGTCCACAGCCGGCCTTCTTAGAGATGCGTAAAAGGAATGAGGGTTACTTTTTCATCGGTTCTTTTTTCATCGGTTCCTCTTTCATGGATTTCTTTTTCATTTTGCCCATTTTCTTTTTACCCTGGGCTTCTATGTCACCAGGCATCTCCTTCCCTTTGGCGTCAGATGACATCTCTTCGCCTTTCCCCTTCATGTCTCCCATGGCGTCATCAGCCGTTTTCATGCCCTCTTCTTTCATCGTCTCGGTCTTCCCTGTCATTTCGTCTCCCATCCCGGCCGCAAACGATACGGAACCGATCCCAAACAGAAACACGACACCTGCGCACATCAGAAATACGCGTTTCATAGGAGCACCTCCTTAAACAGACACACAGGTTGAATGATGAAGATGTGAAACCGTGGGAAGAATGTTTGGCATGTTCAAATCCTTTCACCTCTGATGCCAAGGTTGGTTGCCTCAAGGATGACGGGCCCATCACCAGGCCGTCATCCGGCTATTTCACAAGAAAGTCGACAATATCATTCCAGCTTTTCAATGTGCCGATGATCGTCGGCTCTCCGAGTTGAACATTGAAGATATCCTCACGAACCATCCGCAATGCAATGACCAGGTCATTGAAATCCACCAGATTGTTGGTTTCAAATATGGTGAGGAAATCCACATCCGAGATCCCGGTGGAATGGTACAATTTCCGCTTCACCGTTTTTAAATAAGCAACCGTGGGAATGGTGTGTTCTTTCATCAGCGCCACACGATCCTCTTTGGACAAGTTCCACCATTCAGCATTTTTCCGAATGGGGATCATAATCGCATAGGTAGATGGATCACCCTCGTACTTCGCCCCTTTCAAT
This region includes:
- a CDS encoding dihydrolipoamide acetyltransferase family protein; its protein translation is MITRVVMPKLTDTMEEGVVVAWKKHEGDAVDSGDILAEIETDKAVLDLESFGSGVLKKVLVPEGETVKAGKLIAVIGEEDDDIEATLAETPEDQAVAPEPQKDSAPSSRKETPSSPSPAPSIPAKGEKSSSAKKEIRETKADTSPEAKIKVSPRAKALAKEQGIDLSTIKGSGPGGRIVEADIQGQMDTPGIPERETKDIPLSQMRKAIARVTTSSKAPVPHFYLTTEVAMDQAERLRKQMEEVNHSPLSLTVLFVRAAALALARHPEINVSFMGETLRRHATIDIGIAVALEEGLITPVIRDCAGKNILQVAEEIRDLFVRAKGQQLTPEEYAGATFSISNLGMYEVDNFIAVLMPPQAASLAIGAVNIVPVARGQAIKLSRRMKVTLSCDHRALDGAQGARFLQSFKRALEKPLELFLPLKTPATHHKQAGQ
- the pdhA gene encoding pyruvate dehydrogenase (acetyl-transferring) E1 component subunit alpha, with the protein product MAKSTVEHDSNANNFLTLYRDMLLIRRFEEKSAEMYALAKIAGFLHLYIGQEAVAVGCMHAIRPDDYVIASYRDHGHCLAKGSDPKKVMAELFGKATGLCKGKGGSMHLIDVERHFMGGYAIVGGHLPLAVGLAFASRYRKDDRVVLCFFGDGAVPSGHTHEAFNLAALWKLPVIFICENNRYGMGTPVEREMLLYKDIAERARAHGIDAEQVDGMDVLAVKELTERVVKKLRKDPQPYFIEASTYRFMGHSMSDPAHGHYRTKEEVGEARKQDPLIFLKTRILQEGLATEADFKQMDKDVIKTVTESVKFADESPFPEAGALHEDVLIE
- a CDS encoding pyruvate dehydrogenase complex E1 component subunit beta → MLISYREALNQAMREEMQRDSRVFLIGEEVGYYQGAFKVSKGFVEEFGVERVLDTPITEAGFTGLAIGAAMAGLRPIVELMTFNFGILALDQIVNNAAKIRYMSGGQLSAPMVIRGPGSAAHQLAAQHSQSLEAWFCHVPGLKVIAPATPSDAKGLLKSAIRDENPVIFIEAQLLYGTKGEVAEQDYTLPIGKAAVTRTGSDVTIVAYSKMALLALEAAEALSKEGINAEVIDLRSLKPLDTETILESVQKTGRVVIVEEGWEFCGLGAQIAETIYSKGFDLLDGPIVRVAGEEVPMPYARPLEDLAIPDQARVISAVKQIL
- a CDS encoding DUF1207 domain-containing protein encodes the protein MTRPVASLALDSTVLSATHTGLRKWTNVIVFLLCVHSGWMPNAIAVEDSYIAGYAAAVLQHEFNATNASLIVNDGVVTVYAVSLGTLDRTKVQTALESIPGVKRVEVLEGNVDSVTTPTPPSDAITQEIPKPESKFLPNGLLFDPLHADPRWPHFSVAYRDISKGTEPSKTGSANFGETFAIYRNAAPFDGQWEIAFQGGVFSVFDLDASSKDLVNADYTAGLLASYRTGPLSGFLRIHHQSSHLGDEFILNNQPNRINLSFEEIDVKLSYELLEWFRVYGGGGILMNRDPNGLGRGSSQFGAELTSPWTFLSGKIRPVAYADFQINERSNWIINRSLMAGLQFENARIGDRKLQLLMEYYKGASPNGQFYTQQTEWIGIGLHLYY